One part of the Aliivibrio fischeri ATCC 7744 = JCM 18803 = DSM 507 genome encodes these proteins:
- the frdA gene encoding fumarate reductase (quinol) flavoprotein subunit: MKTITTDIAVIGAGGAGLRTAIAAAEANPELEIALISKVYPMRSHTVAAEGGSAAVTKEEDTLDNHFNDTVGGGDWLCEQDVVEYFVENAYREMTQLEQWGCPWSRKENGEVNVRRFGGMKVERTWFAADKTGFHMLHTLFQTSMKYPQINRFDEYFVVDLLVEEGQVQGLIAIHMAEGELICIKAKSVVLATGGAGRVYHCNTNGGIVTGDGMAMAFRHGVPLRDMEFVQYHPTGLPGTGILMTEGCRGEGGIIVNKNGYRYLQDYGMGPETPVGEPKNKYMELGPRDKVSQAFWHEQQKGNTIKHPLGDVVHLDLRHLGEEYLHERLPFICELAKAYVNVDPAKEPIPIRPTVHYTMGGIETDKNNETSIKGLFAVGECSSVGLHGANRLGSNSLAELVVFGRLAGEKAAERAAEFTSWNDESIQKQITEVQARIDALMAQEGDENWATIRTEMGHSMEAGCGIYRKEHEMQDTIDKLAELKERYKKISIKDKGKVFNTDLLYAIEVGYGLEVAEAMAHSAILRKESRGAHQRLDEGCTERDDENFLKHSLAFYNKDAAPTIKYSDVTITKSQPKARLYGEAAEKAAAEEAAKNAEEHA, translated from the coding sequence GTGAAGACTATAACCACAGATATCGCAGTAATCGGCGCGGGCGGTGCAGGTTTACGTACTGCCATTGCAGCTGCAGAAGCTAACCCAGAGCTGGAGATTGCTCTGATTTCAAAAGTATACCCAATGCGTTCACATACAGTGGCTGCAGAAGGTGGTTCCGCTGCCGTGACCAAGGAAGAAGATACACTAGACAATCACTTCAACGATACTGTTGGTGGTGGTGATTGGCTGTGTGAACAGGATGTTGTTGAGTACTTTGTAGAAAATGCATACCGTGAAATGACCCAATTAGAACAATGGGGTTGTCCATGGAGCCGTAAAGAAAATGGTGAAGTTAACGTTCGCCGTTTTGGTGGTATGAAAGTTGAACGTACATGGTTTGCTGCGGATAAAACCGGCTTCCACATGCTTCACACTCTATTCCAAACATCAATGAAATACCCTCAAATCAACCGTTTTGATGAGTACTTCGTTGTTGACCTTCTTGTGGAAGAAGGCCAAGTTCAAGGTCTGATTGCTATTCATATGGCAGAAGGCGAACTTATCTGTATTAAAGCAAAATCTGTTGTTCTTGCAACGGGTGGCGCAGGTCGTGTTTACCACTGTAACACCAATGGAGGTATCGTTACTGGTGATGGTATGGCTATGGCGTTCCGTCACGGTGTTCCACTACGTGATATGGAATTCGTACAATACCACCCAACAGGCTTACCAGGTACTGGTATCCTGATGACTGAAGGTTGTCGTGGTGAAGGCGGTATCATCGTAAACAAAAATGGTTACCGTTACCTACAAGATTACGGCATGGGTCCTGAGACTCCTGTTGGCGAGCCAAAGAACAAATACATGGAACTTGGTCCTCGTGACAAAGTATCTCAAGCGTTCTGGCATGAGCAGCAAAAAGGCAACACAATTAAACACCCTCTAGGTGATGTTGTGCATCTAGATCTTCGTCACCTTGGTGAAGAATATCTACATGAGCGTCTACCATTTATCTGTGAATTAGCAAAGGCATACGTAAACGTTGATCCAGCTAAAGAGCCAATCCCAATCCGTCCAACGGTTCACTACACTATGGGTGGTATCGAAACGGATAAGAACAATGAAACAAGCATCAAAGGTCTATTTGCTGTTGGTGAGTGTTCTTCTGTTGGTCTTCACGGTGCAAACCGTCTAGGTTCAAACTCTCTAGCTGAGCTAGTTGTATTCGGCCGCCTTGCTGGTGAAAAAGCCGCTGAACGTGCTGCTGAATTCACATCTTGGAATGATGAATCAATCCAGAAACAAATTACTGAAGTTCAAGCTCGCATTGATGCGCTAATGGCGCAAGAAGGTGACGAAAACTGGGCAACTATCCGTACTGAAATGGGTCACTCTATGGAAGCGGGTTGTGGTATCTATCGTAAAGAGCATGAAATGCAAGATACGATTGATAAACTGGCTGAACTAAAAGAGCGTTACAAGAAAATCAGCATCAAAGATAAAGGTAAAGTATTCAACACTGACCTTTTATACGCTATCGAAGTTGGTTACGGTCTTGAAGTTGCAGAAGCAATGGCTCACTCAGCGATTCTACGTAAAGAATCTCGTGGTGCACACCAACGTCTAGATGAAGGTTGTACAGAGCGTGATGATGAGAACTTCCTAAAACACTCATTAGCGTTCTACAACAAAGATGCAGCGCCTACTATCAAGTACAGCGATGTAACGATCACTAAATCACAACCAAAAGCTCGCCTATATGGTGAAGCAGCTGAAAAAGCAGCAGCAGAAGAAGCGGCGAAGAACGCAGAGGAGCACGCATAA
- a CDS encoding succinate dehydrogenase/fumarate reductase iron-sulfur subunit, whose amino-acid sequence MTGGNRIQKVSILRYDPMKDEKPYLQTFDVPCDETTSVLDAIGYIKDNLDKDLSYRWSCRMAICGSCGMMVNNVPKLACKAFLRDYPDGLTLEPLANFPIEKDLIVDMTPFIERLEAIKPYILGNDRTPEQGPNTQTPEQMAKYKQFAGCINCGLCYAACPQFGLNPEFIGPAALTLAHRYNLDSRDNGSAERMKLINGDNGAWGCTFVGYCSEVCPKHVDPAAAVNQGKIASSQDFVIAMLKPQEA is encoded by the coding sequence ATGACGGGTGGCAATCGAATCCAAAAAGTAAGCATCCTGCGTTACGACCCAATGAAAGATGAGAAACCTTATCTTCAAACGTTTGATGTTCCTTGTGATGAAACAACGTCTGTATTAGACGCTATTGGTTACATCAAAGATAACCTAGACAAAGACCTATCTTACCGTTGGTCTTGTCGTATGGCGATCTGTGGCTCTTGTGGCATGATGGTAAACAACGTACCTAAGCTTGCTTGTAAAGCGTTCTTACGTGATTACCCAGATGGTTTAACATTAGAACCATTAGCTAACTTCCCAATTGAAAAAGATTTAATTGTTGATATGACGCCATTCATTGAGCGTTTAGAAGCAATCAAACCTTATATTTTAGGAAATGATCGTACACCTGAACAAGGTCCAAACACTCAGACTCCTGAGCAAATGGCGAAATACAAACAATTCGCTGGTTGTATCAACTGTGGTCTATGTTATGCAGCGTGTCCTCAATTCGGTCTAAACCCTGAATTCATCGGTCCTGCAGCACTAACACTTGCACACCGTTACAATCTTGATAGCCGTGATAACGGCTCAGCTGAGCGTATGAAGCTAATCAATGGTGACAACGGCGCATGGGGCTGTACATTTGTTGGTTACTGTTCTGAAGTGTGTCCAAAACACGTTGACCCAGCAGCAGCTGTAAACCAAGGTAAGATCGCATCGTCTCAAGACTTTGTTATCGCAATGCTTAAACCTCAGGAGGCATAA
- the frdC gene encoding fumarate reductase subunit FrdC, producing MSNRKPYVREMTRTWWKDHPFYRFYMVREATVLPLIFFTICLLVGLGSLVKGPLAWASWLDFMANPIVVALNIVALAGSLFHAQTFFSMMPQVMPIRLGGKTLDKKVVVLAQWAAVAAITLLVLVIV from the coding sequence ATGAGCAATCGTAAACCTTACGTTCGCGAAATGACACGTACTTGGTGGAAAGATCATCCTTTCTACCGCTTCTACATGGTTCGTGAAGCAACGGTTCTACCACTAATTTTCTTTACTATCTGTCTGCTTGTTGGTCTAGGTAGCTTAGTTAAAGGTCCACTTGCTTGGGCTTCTTGGTTAGATTTCATGGCAAACCCTATTGTGGTTGCTCTGAACATTGTTGCTTTAGCTGGTAGCTTATTCCATGCTCAAACATTCTTTAGCATGATGCCGCAAGTAATGCCGATTCGTCTTGGTGGTAAAACACTGGATAAGAAAGTGGTTGTTCTTGCACAATGGGCAGCAGTTGCTGCAATCACATTACTTGTACTGGTTATCGTTTAA
- the frdD gene encoding fumarate reductase subunit FrdD yields MVNRNPKRSDEPVWWGLFGAGGTWFAMLTPVTILVLGILVPLGVIGPESMNYLRVAGFVTSIIGALFVIGSISMPMWHAMHRLHHGMHDLKFHTGTAGKIACYAAAALATVLSVVFIFMI; encoded by the coding sequence GTGGTAAATCGTAATCCAAAGCGTTCTGACGAACCAGTATGGTGGGGCTTATTTGGTGCTGGCGGCACTTGGTTTGCAATGCTAACACCAGTAACTATCTTAGTTCTTGGTATCTTAGTTCCACTAGGTGTGATCGGTCCTGAGTCAATGAACTACCTACGTGTTGCTGGTTTTGTTACTAGCATCATTGGTGCATTATTTGTTATCGGTTCTATCTCTATGCCAATGTGGCATGCGATGCACCGTCTGCACCACGGTATGCATGACCTAAAATTCCACACAGGTACTGCGGGTAAAATCGCATGTTACGCAGCGGCTGCTCTAGCAACTGTATTATCTGTTGTGTTTATCTTCATGATCTAA
- the efp gene encoding elongation factor P, whose amino-acid sequence MASVSTNEFKGGLKFMLDNEPCSIIENEYVKPGKGQAFNRVKLRRLLSGKTLEKTFKSGESFELADVVDVDLDYLYSDGEFYHFMNSVSFEQIAADVKAVGDAAKWLVENDTCTLTLWNDNPITVTPPNFVELEVTETDPGLKGDTQGTGGKPATLSTGAVVRVPLFIAIGEVVKVDTRTGEYVGRVK is encoded by the coding sequence ATGGCGTCAGTAAGTACCAATGAATTCAAAGGCGGTTTGAAATTTATGTTAGATAATGAGCCATGCTCAATTATCGAAAACGAATATGTTAAGCCAGGTAAAGGTCAAGCATTCAACCGTGTAAAACTTCGTCGATTGCTTTCTGGTAAAACACTAGAAAAAACATTTAAATCAGGTGAAAGTTTTGAGCTAGCTGATGTAGTAGATGTTGATCTTGACTACCTATACAGCGATGGTGAATTCTATCACTTCATGAATAGCGTAAGCTTTGAGCAAATCGCAGCTGATGTTAAAGCTGTTGGTGATGCTGCTAAATGGCTAGTAGAAAACGATACTTGTACACTGACTCTTTGGAATGATAATCCAATTACAGTGACACCACCAAACTTTGTTGAACTTGAAGTAACTGAAACAGACCCAGGTCTAAAAGGCGATACTCAAGGTACTGGCGGTAAACCAGCAACATTATCTACTGGTGCAGTAGTTCGTGTTCCACTATTCATCGCTATTGGTGAAGTAGTTAAAGTTGATACACGTACTGGCGAATACGTTGGTCGTGTGAAGTAA
- the epmB gene encoding EF-P beta-lysylation protein EpmB encodes MSHIITRNDAPVEQNWLKELANAISNPHQLLSILGIDSAPWEKGLEAKKLFALRVPTSFVDRMEFGNPFDPLLRQVLPLDQEFEVHEGYSNDPLEEQDNAQPGLLHKYKNRVLLIVKGGCAVNCRYCFRRHFPYQDNKGSKTVWQESIDYIANHPEINEVIFSGGDPLMAKDHELQWLIEHIEAIPHIKRLRIHSRLPVVIPNRITDTLCQLFKKTRLQIILVTHINHANEINQALINSMQKLKLAHVTLLNQSVLLKGVNDNADTLTQLSEALFDAGILPYYLHVLDKVQGAAHFFVSDEKAKQLMGELIENVSGYLVPTLAREIGGRKSKTPLDLYLE; translated from the coding sequence ATGTCACACATAATAACCCGAAATGACGCTCCTGTTGAGCAAAACTGGCTCAAAGAACTAGCGAATGCGATCTCTAACCCTCATCAACTACTTTCAATACTAGGTATTGATAGCGCTCCGTGGGAAAAAGGATTGGAAGCGAAAAAGTTATTTGCGTTACGTGTGCCGACAAGTTTTGTCGATAGAATGGAATTTGGCAACCCTTTTGATCCTTTATTACGCCAAGTATTGCCTTTAGATCAAGAATTCGAGGTACATGAGGGATATTCGAACGATCCTTTAGAAGAACAAGACAACGCTCAACCGGGATTATTGCATAAATACAAAAACCGAGTTCTACTGATTGTAAAAGGAGGTTGTGCTGTTAATTGTCGTTATTGCTTCCGTCGTCACTTTCCATATCAAGACAATAAAGGCAGCAAAACCGTTTGGCAAGAATCCATTGATTACATCGCCAACCACCCAGAAATAAATGAAGTTATTTTCTCTGGCGGTGACCCATTAATGGCAAAAGATCATGAGCTTCAATGGTTAATTGAACATATTGAAGCGATTCCGCACATCAAGCGCCTTCGCATCCACTCTCGTTTGCCGGTAGTAATACCAAACCGTATTACTGATACACTATGTCAGCTATTTAAAAAAACACGCTTACAAATCATTCTAGTGACTCATATCAACCATGCTAATGAAATTAATCAAGCCCTTATTAATAGCATGCAAAAACTGAAACTTGCTCATGTCACTCTATTAAATCAAAGCGTGTTATTAAAAGGCGTTAATGATAATGCAGATACATTAACTCAATTAAGTGAAGCATTATTTGATGCGGGTATTTTGCCTTATTACCTTCATGTATTAGATAAAGTCCAAGGGGCCGCTCATTTCTTTGTTTCTGACGAAAAAGCCAAACAATTAATGGGGGAGTTGATAGAAAATGTATCTGGTTATCTTGTTCCTACATTAGCTAGAGAGATTGGTGGTAGAAAAAGCAAAACACCTCTCGACTTATATTTGGAATAA
- the pfkA gene encoding 6-phosphofructokinase: MVKKIGVLTSGGDAPGMNAAVRGVVRTALTEGLEVFGIHDGYLGLVEDRIEKLERHSVSDMINRGGTFLGSARFPEFKEVAVREKAIENLKKHDIDALIVIGGDGSYMGAKKLTEMGYPCIGLPGTIDNDIAGTDYTIGYLTALNTVIDAIDRLRDTSSSHQRISIVEVMGRHCGDLTLMSAIAGGCEYVITPETGLNKEALIQNIQDGIAKGKKHAIIAITELMTDVNQLAKEIEAETGRETRATVLGHIQRGGQPGAFDRILASRMGNYGVKLLIDGHGGRCVGIQNEQLVHHDIIDAIENMRRPEKLELYKVAEELF, translated from the coding sequence ATGGTCAAGAAGATTGGTGTTTTAACAAGTGGTGGCGATGCGCCGGGTATGAATGCGGCAGTTCGTGGTGTTGTTCGTACAGCATTGACGGAAGGCCTAGAAGTATTTGGTATTCATGATGGCTACTTAGGTCTTGTTGAAGATCGTATCGAAAAATTAGAGCGTCACAGCGTATCTGATATGATCAACCGCGGCGGTACATTCTTAGGTTCAGCACGTTTTCCTGAGTTTAAAGAAGTAGCTGTTCGTGAAAAAGCGATCGAAAACCTTAAGAAACACGACATTGATGCGCTAATCGTTATCGGTGGTGACGGTTCTTACATGGGTGCGAAGAAATTAACTGAAATGGGTTACCCATGTATCGGTCTTCCTGGCACAATCGATAATGATATCGCGGGTACTGACTACACAATTGGTTACCTAACAGCATTAAACACTGTTATTGATGCAATTGACCGTCTACGTGACACGTCTTCTTCTCACCAACGTATTTCTATTGTAGAAGTTATGGGTCGTCACTGTGGTGACTTAACTCTTATGTCTGCAATTGCTGGTGGTTGTGAGTACGTTATTACTCCTGAAACAGGTTTAAACAAAGAAGCTCTAATTCAAAATATCCAAGATGGTATTGCGAAAGGTAAAAAACACGCAATCATCGCGATCACTGAGCTGATGACTGATGTTAACCAACTTGCAAAAGAAATCGAGGCTGAAACTGGTCGTGAAACTCGCGCAACGGTTCTTGGTCATATTCAACGTGGTGGTCAACCTGGTGCATTCGACCGTATCCTAGCTTCTCGTATGGGTAACTACGGTGTTAAATTGCTGATTGATGGTCACGGTGGCCGTTGTGTTGGTATTCAAAATGAACAACTTGTTCACCACGATATCATCGATGCAATTGAAAACATGCGTCGTCCAGAAAAACTTGAGCTATACAAAGTAGCTGAAGAGTTATTCTAA
- the fieF gene encoding CDF family cation-efflux transporter FieF (FieF, a metal efflux transporter, is a member of the CDF (cation diffusion facilitator) family of transporters.): MTQKYASLVTMAAWLATIVATVLMLFKLGTWWVTGSVSLLASLVDSLLDMGASITNLLVVRYALQPPDEEHRFGHGKAESLAALAQAMFISGSACFLLLNGVERFFRPQDVIAPELGVYVSGFAIVLTLGLVMVQQWVVKQTGSQAIAADSLHYKTDLFMNAAIMLALALSWYGWHQADAIFALVIGAYILVSAFKMAYEAIQLLLDRQLPVEELEQIREACCRVEGVKGIHDLRTRLAGPTRFIQLHLELPDQMPLVQAHKIADAVEDELLSVFPHSDIIIHQDPLSVVLDSDREQQQFS, encoded by the coding sequence ATGACTCAGAAATACGCCTCTTTAGTAACGATGGCTGCATGGCTTGCAACCATAGTGGCAACGGTTTTAATGTTATTTAAATTAGGAACTTGGTGGGTAACGGGGTCGGTGAGCTTACTGGCTTCCCTCGTTGATTCATTGCTTGATATGGGCGCATCTATTACTAATTTATTGGTTGTTCGCTATGCACTTCAGCCACCAGATGAAGAACATCGATTTGGACATGGTAAGGCTGAATCGCTCGCTGCATTGGCTCAAGCTATGTTTATTTCTGGTTCTGCCTGTTTCTTATTACTTAATGGCGTTGAGCGCTTTTTCCGTCCTCAAGATGTGATTGCACCTGAATTAGGTGTTTATGTGAGTGGCTTCGCTATTGTGTTAACTCTTGGTCTTGTAATGGTTCAGCAGTGGGTCGTTAAACAAACGGGAAGCCAAGCGATTGCCGCCGACTCTCTGCATTATAAAACGGATTTATTTATGAATGCGGCTATTATGTTGGCATTGGCATTGAGCTGGTACGGTTGGCATCAAGCCGATGCTATTTTTGCTTTAGTGATTGGGGCGTATATATTAGTAAGTGCCTTTAAAATGGCCTATGAAGCGATTCAATTATTACTTGATAGACAATTACCAGTAGAAGAGTTAGAGCAAATAAGAGAAGCGTGTTGTCGAGTTGAAGGAGTTAAGGGGATTCATGATTTACGTACTCGTTTAGCTGGCCCAACTCGATTTATTCAACTACATTTAGAGCTGCCGGATCAAATGCCTTTAGTTCAAGCGCATAAGATTGCAGATGCGGTGGAAGATGAGCTTTTATCTGTATTCCCACATTCTGATATTATAATTCATCAAGACCCATTATCAGTTGTGCTAGACTCAGACAGAGAGCAACAACAGTTTAGCTAA
- a CDS encoding CpxP family protein has product MNMMKKMVLGAVVLPLSFASASAFAFGGGHHEGGMKGEGMHGGKCMMKANKKAFKDLDLTDEQKAKFEKMRDERKAEYKAKRGEHRQPTAEMKADHQAMQDLILADNFDEQAVRDLAEKMSQRQIDRRVEMMKKRHEMMNILTPEQKVEFKANQDKYIADCAH; this is encoded by the coding sequence ATGAACATGATGAAAAAAATGGTTTTAGGCGCAGTTGTTCTTCCTCTTTCTTTTGCTTCAGCATCGGCGTTTGCTTTTGGTGGTGGTCATCATGAGGGGGGAATGAAAGGTGAAGGGATGCACGGTGGTAAATGCATGATGAAAGCCAATAAAAAAGCATTTAAAGATCTTGATCTAACCGATGAGCAGAAAGCAAAATTTGAAAAAATGCGTGACGAGCGTAAAGCTGAATATAAAGCGAAAAGAGGTGAGCATCGTCAACCAACTGCTGAAATGAAAGCCGATCACCAAGCTATGCAGGACTTAATCTTAGCAGATAATTTTGATGAGCAAGCGGTACGTGATTTAGCTGAAAAAATGTCACAACGTCAGATCGATCGTCGTGTAGAAATGATGAAAAAACGTCACGAAATGATGAACATTTTAACGCCTGAGCAAAAAGTAGAATTTAAAGCAAATCAAGACAAATATATTGCTGATTGCGCACATTAA
- a CDS encoding response regulator, protein MAKILLVDDDIELTALLKDILSLEGYNVIEANNGIEGLAAITDDLDLILLDIMMPKMNGMDMLRKLRETNETPVLMLTAKGEEIDRVIGLELGADDYLPKPFSDRELLARIRAILRRTQGKTKESNSSSIKYQDIELFIGKQEAYRNGEMMELTGTEFGLLSQFIQKPGEIISKEELSLEVLGKRLAPFDRAIDMHVSNLRKKLPPLSEGKPRIKTLRGRGYLFVEE, encoded by the coding sequence ATGGCAAAGATTTTATTAGTTGATGATGATATTGAACTGACAGCTCTGTTAAAAGATATCTTAAGTTTAGAAGGCTATAACGTAATAGAAGCTAATAATGGTATTGAAGGTTTAGCTGCCATAACCGATGATCTTGACCTTATTTTGCTTGATATCATGATGCCTAAAATGAATGGCATGGATATGCTCCGTAAATTACGCGAGACAAATGAAACGCCCGTTCTTATGCTCACAGCCAAAGGCGAAGAGATTGATCGTGTGATTGGTCTTGAGCTTGGTGCAGATGATTACTTACCAAAGCCATTTAGCGACAGAGAATTACTGGCTCGAATTCGTGCCATCTTACGACGTACTCAAGGCAAAACAAAAGAGAGTAATAGCAGTAGTATCAAATACCAAGATATTGAACTCTTTATTGGTAAACAAGAAGCTTATCGTAATGGTGAAATGATGGAGCTAACAGGAACAGAATTCGGTCTATTATCCCAATTCATCCAAAAACCAGGTGAAATCATATCTAAAGAAGAACTCAGCTTAGAAGTACTAGGTAAACGCCTTGCACCATTTGATCGTGCTATTGATATGCACGTGTCTAATTTACGTAAAAAATTACCGCCATTATCAGAAGGAAAACCTCGAATTAAAACATTACGAGGCCGCGGCTATTTGTTTGTAGAGGAGTAA
- the cpxA gene encoding envelope stress sensor histidine kinase CpxA gives MFKVNTRFPLLSSLYGRIFAIFWLTLLLVLIGVVIGPNFDPRSRHNIAAEHLTKMTQIAAYITGKYSERDNLKKTLKEISHRAHRHDENLDLFFTTPTGEILDKPKELRGRKKALLNFLTLSDNPELPQQKLYGKTMMAGPFDIVIAHETVYMYVGRYWKKPPPFILRILDKPGQLLLVTMLVSTPFLLWLAWALSQPARRLQKAAERVAKGQFEKDKDLEKGPREFRKTGQSFNQMVGSLNTMISGQQRLLSDISHELRSPLTRLRMATALATRKQGESAELSRIDMEADRLEQMISELLELSRIQVNSHQERERTDAYSLWFDILEDAKFEAENSNKVLTYSDLKETPIFGNPNLLMSAVENVIRNAIKYGNDVVTVNINDTGKILTIIVDDNGEGVPEDELQDIFKPFYRVSTARDRSSGGTGLGLAITESAIYQHNGTIIASRSPLGGLRMTITLPIE, from the coding sequence GTGTTTAAGGTAAATACTCGCTTCCCTCTTTTATCCAGCTTATATGGCCGGATCTTTGCCATTTTTTGGTTAACCTTACTATTGGTTCTTATTGGGGTTGTTATTGGCCCCAACTTTGACCCTCGTTCTCGTCACAATATTGCAGCTGAGCATCTAACTAAAATGACTCAAATTGCCGCTTACATTACAGGAAAGTACTCTGAGCGTGACAATTTGAAAAAGACGTTGAAAGAGATCAGTCACCGAGCGCATCGACATGACGAAAATCTTGATCTATTTTTTACTACCCCAACGGGTGAGATTTTAGATAAACCAAAAGAACTTCGAGGAAGAAAAAAAGCCTTACTTAACTTTTTAACGCTATCGGATAACCCTGAACTTCCTCAACAAAAACTGTATGGGAAAACCATGATGGCTGGCCCTTTTGATATCGTGATTGCTCATGAAACCGTTTATATGTATGTGGGACGATATTGGAAAAAGCCACCACCATTTATTCTTAGAATATTAGATAAGCCAGGACAATTACTCTTAGTTACCATGCTCGTTAGTACGCCCTTTTTACTTTGGCTTGCTTGGGCATTAAGTCAACCTGCAAGGCGTTTACAAAAGGCGGCAGAGCGAGTTGCTAAAGGTCAATTTGAAAAAGATAAAGATCTTGAAAAAGGCCCTAGAGAATTTAGAAAAACCGGACAAAGCTTTAACCAAATGGTTGGTTCGTTAAATACCATGATCTCAGGTCAACAACGTTTACTTTCTGATATTTCACATGAATTGCGCTCCCCGTTAACTCGTCTAAGAATGGCTACGGCTCTTGCTACTCGTAAACAAGGGGAAAGCGCAGAGTTATCTCGAATAGATATGGAAGCAGATCGCTTAGAACAAATGATATCTGAGTTATTAGAGCTTTCTCGTATTCAAGTAAATAGTCATCAAGAGCGAGAGAGAACCGATGCTTACTCATTATGGTTTGATATTTTAGAAGACGCCAAATTTGAGGCAGAAAATTCAAATAAAGTGCTGACTTACTCTGATTTAAAAGAAACCCCTATTTTTGGGAATCCGAATCTATTAATGAGCGCAGTAGAGAACGTAATACGTAATGCCATTAAATACGGTAACGATGTAGTCACGGTGAACATTAATGACACAGGTAAAATTCTCACTATCATTGTTGATGATAATGGCGAAGGCGTACCTGAAGATGAACTACAAGATATCTTTAAACCTTTCTATCGAGTATCAACCGCTCGTGATCGAAGCAGCGGCGGAACCGGTCTTGGTTTAGCCATTACTGAAAGTGCCATTTATCAACACAATGGGACAATTATTGCGAGCCGAAGTCCATTAGGTGGATTACGAATGACAATAACACTGCCAATAGAATAA
- a CDS encoding tRNA (cytidine(34)-2'-O)-methyltransferase → MFDIALYEPEIAPNTGNIIRLSANCGANLHLIEPLGFDLEEKKLRRAGLDYHDLAHVKRHKNYAAFLEYLANDSDVEHRIFACTTKTTGHHTTPTYQKGDVLLFGPETRGLPADLIDGLPMEQRIRIPMMPDSRSLNLSNSVAIIVFEAWRQMGFEGGL, encoded by the coding sequence ATGTTTGATATTGCGCTATACGAACCTGAAATTGCCCCAAATACGGGCAACATTATCCGATTATCTGCTAACTGTGGTGCAAACCTACATTTGATTGAACCACTGGGCTTTGATTTAGAAGAAAAGAAATTACGTCGCGCAGGTTTAGACTACCACGATTTAGCACACGTAAAACGCCACAAAAACTACGCCGCATTTCTTGAATATTTAGCCAATGACAGTGATGTAGAGCACCGTATTTTTGCTTGTACAACTAAGACAACTGGTCACCACACAACACCAACCTATCAGAAAGGTGATGTGTTGTTATTTGGTCCTGAAACTCGTGGATTGCCTGCTGATTTAATTGATGGTTTACCTATGGAACAGCGTATTCGCATTCCTATGATGCCAGACAGCCGCAGTTTAAACTTATCAAACTCTGTTGCTATCATCGTATTTGAAGCGTGGCGTCAAATGGGATTTGAAGGCGGGTTATAA